The window AGGTCGGGCTGCCGCGGAGCCGCCGATAGCATCTGATTGACGAGACGGAGGTCCACGCTGCGGCCACCGCGGAGCGCGTCGGAAATCGCCCAGATGTCGCGACGCAAATCATGCGCCTTCTGCATCGCGGCCACGGCAACGCTGCTCGCCGAATGCGCTTTCAGCTTCCTGATCGCTACGAGCGGCAAGGTCCCGCGTCGCTCGCTCCAGGACAATAGCGCAGCGTAATCCGGGATCAGCTCCTGCGGATCGTTCGACGTCCGCCAGTCGAGCGTGTTCGCGAAGTCGAGGCAGACCCGTCCACCGAAGAACTGCGTCGCTGCCCGCGCGGGATCCCTTGACATCACGGCCTCTCACCGAGTTTAATCTAACGGTCATGACCAT of the Bradyrhizobium quebecense genome contains:
- a CDS encoding CGNR zinc finger domain-containing protein is translated as MSRDPARAATQFFGGRVCLDFANTLDWRTSNDPQELIPDYAALLSWSERRGTLPLVAIRKLKAHSASSVAVAAMQKAHDLRRDIWAISDALRGGRSVDLRLVNQMLSAAPRQPDLVRQHRGYRHALAGTDVTEPLWPVLWSLTALLASDDASRIGCCEADGCGWFFVDESPNRTRRWCSSEVCGNRERARRAYAKRKGST